GTGGTCGTGGTGGTGGTCGTCGGGGCGGCGGTGGGGAGCGCCGCGGTGGTGGTCGGGACGGCGGGCGATGCCGCGCCGGGGCCGCTTTTCCATGGCGCCCAGGCCAGTACGGCGACGAGGACGCCGACCGCGCCGACCGCGAGCGTGGCCAGCGCGACCCGCATCGCGCCTCGATGCCGGCGTTGCGCGCCGGGCTCGTCCTCGCCGTGCGGTGCGCCCGCCTGCCGGGCGTGCGGACTGCCCTGCGACAGATTCATCGTGCCCGACAGACCGCCGGTGATATGGATCGAGGTATGCGCCGCATCGGTATTCGCCGGTGGTTGGTGTGAGTTCCACTCCGCCACCCGATTCCCCTGCGCGGTGAGCCGCAGCGTCGGGTGCCCGTCGCGCTCCCCCTTGTCCGCCAGCCGATCATCGATCAGCGACTGCGCCGCCTCGACCAGTTCGTGCTGCGTGATCGGCGCGGCCCGCCACCCGGCCTGCGCCGCAACGGCTCCCGGCGACGGCGTCACCTCCTCCCGATGAGCCGTCGTCTCGGCCCGCAGCCACGCCAGCAGCGCGCCCCGCACCTGTTCCCGACGTCCTGCCATATCGGACACGCCAGTTCCCCCTCACGGAAGTCGACGGCCTCCAATCCTGGCCCACGCCAACCTCCGCGGCCATGAAATCGGCCCCTGGAACTCACCTAGAATTCCGGTCGGTTTGCCCAGCTGAAGCGCCCTGTCGGGTCAGGAGCGCCAGCGCTTGCCGCGCGCCGTGGGCGGGGACGCGCGGCGGGTGCGGCTTGCCTCGAGGGCCTGGGATCCGGCGGGGGTGATCCGCAGTGCGGGTGGTTGACCAGGTGGGGTGGTGCTGGTTACCAGGCCCTGCCGCATCAGGGTCCAGGCGGCGTCGAGAAGTTCTCGCGGGGAGATCGGTCCTGATTGCCAATCGGATTGGGCGGCAATGATCTCCGGGGCGGGCGTGGAACCGGA
This sequence is a window from Nocardia yunnanensis. Protein-coding genes within it:
- a CDS encoding NPCBM/NEW2 domain-containing protein, with the translated sequence MAGRREQVRGALLAWLRAETTAHREEVTPSPGAVAAQAGWRAAPITQHELVEAAQSLIDDRLADKGERDGHPTLRLTAQGNRVAEWNSHQPPANTDAAHTSIHITGGLSGTMNLSQGSPHARQAGAPHGEDEPGAQRRHRGAMRVALATLAVGAVGVLVAVLAWAPWKSGPGAASPAVPTTTAALPTAAPTTTTTTTVTTTPSTTPVPAKQFLADIIGTTSWYVGTSDVNGTTYPHSIAGRIGGCNADANHVFNLGRKWNQFTAVIGLSDGHDTKSVVRFEVYADDNLIYTSDNIPVGQSPTITVPITGVLNLKLRYLFVQGDMGLCSNAGYAVWADAAVSK